A genomic region of Methylobacterium durans contains the following coding sequences:
- a CDS encoding DUF882 domain-containing protein, with translation MSLRSAALAASAIGLTLLGGTSGTQDAVANGDTRSLTIFHTHTKESATITFRRDGRYDRAGLDQLNWILRDWRSDEKTKMDPRLFDTVWEAYRQLGSSEAIHIVSAYRSPGTNAMLRRRSRAVAEFSQHMLGKAMDFYLPDVSIDQIRGIGMRMQRGGVGWYPRAGSPFVHLDVGSVRSWPRMSHDQLARLFPDGKTVHLPSDNRPLPRYEEARAEILARGGTVLGVTAVAQAEEDEGPSIKSFFAGLFGGGTSAPAPAAVASAPSRKTKPVVAVASADPEDTTGTRAALAYAAPNANGALRDSLLQRNGRDAQSLLTAQSPQAGEAPQAREAPAAQAEAVAAPLPPRRPSEFAAVAEALAMPLPPPRPVQLAGLGIVGMAQAAPVSAETPAPIRKVSLVAPDADAKVQLRALFDAVSATGGPVSPPRSAPVHVALARPVADAAPGPLVAEPASLVASRFTRNGPGEDLATGRFTGSAMRAVPGQR, from the coding sequence ATTTCTCTCCGAAGCGCGGCGCTCGCCGCTTCGGCAATCGGCCTCACCCTCCTCGGCGGGACTAGTGGCACCCAGGACGCCGTCGCCAACGGCGACACCCGCTCGCTGACGATCTTCCACACCCACACCAAGGAGAGCGCCACCATCACGTTCCGGCGGGACGGGCGCTACGACCGGGCCGGCCTCGACCAGCTCAACTGGATCCTGCGCGACTGGCGGTCCGACGAGAAGACCAAGATGGATCCCCGCCTGTTCGACACGGTGTGGGAGGCCTACCGGCAGCTCGGCTCCTCGGAGGCGATCCACATCGTCTCCGCCTACCGCTCGCCCGGCACCAACGCGATGCTGCGCCGCCGCTCCCGGGCGGTCGCCGAGTTCAGCCAGCACATGCTCGGCAAGGCGATGGACTTCTACCTGCCCGACGTCTCGATCGACCAGATCCGGGGAATCGGCATGCGCATGCAGCGGGGCGGCGTCGGCTGGTATCCGCGCGCCGGCTCGCCGTTCGTGCATCTCGACGTCGGTTCGGTGCGCTCCTGGCCGCGCATGAGCCACGACCAACTCGCCCGCCTGTTCCCGGACGGCAAGACCGTGCACCTGCCCTCCGACAACCGGCCGCTGCCCCGCTACGAGGAGGCCCGCGCCGAGATCCTGGCGCGAGGCGGCACCGTGCTCGGCGTCACCGCGGTCGCGCAAGCCGAGGAGGACGAGGGCCCGAGCATCAAGAGCTTCTTCGCCGGGCTGTTCGGCGGCGGCACCAGCGCACCGGCGCCCGCCGCGGTGGCATCCGCGCCGTCCCGCAAGACGAAGCCGGTCGTGGCCGTCGCGAGCGCCGACCCGGAGGACACGACCGGTACCCGCGCCGCCCTCGCCTACGCGGCGCCGAACGCCAACGGTGCCCTGCGCGACTCGCTGCTCCAGCGCAACGGGCGGGATGCGCAGAGCCTCCTGACCGCGCAATCGCCCCAGGCCGGAGAGGCGCCGCAGGCCAGAGAGGCGCCGGCGGCCCAGGCCGAGGCGGTCGCGGCGCCGCTGCCGCCGCGCCGGCCGTCCGAATTCGCCGCCGTCGCCGAGGCGCTGGCGATGCCCCTGCCGCCGCCGCGCCCGGTCCAGCTCGCCGGCCTCGGCATCGTCGGTATGGCCCAGGCCGCGCCCGTCTCCGCGGAGACGCCCGCGCCCATCCGGAAGGTGTCCCTGGTGGCGCCGGACGCCGACGCGAAGGTCCAGCTGCGCGCGCTGTTCGATGCGGTCTCGGCGACTGGCGGCCCCGTTTCGCCGCCGCGCTCGGCGCCGGTGCACGTGGCGCTCGCGCGGCCGGTGGCCGACGCGGCGCCCGGCCCCCTCGTGGCCGAGCCCGCGAGCCTCGTCGCCAGCCGCTTCACCCGCAACGGACCGGGCGAGGACCTCGCCACGGGCCGCTTCACCGGCTCGGCGATGCGGGCCGTGCCGGGACAGCGCTGA
- the ppdK gene encoding pyruvate, phosphate dikinase codes for MATDGTTKWVYSFGDGKAEGKSSMRNLLGGKGANLAEMSNLGLPVPPGFTITTEVCTYYYDHGKEYPPELKDQVRAALAQVGALTGRTFGDAESPLLVSVRSGARASMPGMMDTVLNLGLNDETVSALARGAGDQRFAYDSYRRFITMYSNVVLGVEHHAFEEALEHYKEGKGLNLDTDLGAEDWKHLVGTYKEIVRREHGSDFPQQPEDQLWGAIGAVFNSWMIPRAKKYRELNSIPESWGTAVNVQAMVFGNMGDTSATGVAFTRNPSTGERALYGEFLINAQGEDVVAGIRTPQDITEKARLEAKSDKPSMERAMPESFAELTRIYGILENHYRDMQDMEFTIESGKLWMLQTRNGKRTAKAALKIAVDLASEGLISHQEAIGRVEPGALDQLLHPTIDPKAERKVIAAGLPASPGAATGEIVFNSEDAEAAKKAERKCILVRIETSPEDIHGMHAAEGILTTRGGMTSHAAVVARGMGKPCVSGVGTIRIDYKAGTLSVGGVTLKAGDRITIDGSTGQVLQGEVKMLEPELSGDFATLMEWADAVRTMKVRANADTPTDARTARNFGAEGIGLCRTEHMFFEGDRIVAVREMILSDDVDGRRQALAKILPYQRQDFLELFTIMSGLPVTIRLLDPPLHEFLPHTDAEVAEVAAGIGVSEDKLRYRMRELSEFNPMLGFRGCRLAIAFPEIAEMQARAIFEAAVQAAKDTGAPVTPEVMVPLVFTKAEFDIVKARIDAMAKAVSDETGTAVHYQVGTMIELPRAALRANEIAETAEFFSFGTNDLTQTALGISRDDAGTFLGAYTQKGILAFDPFVTIDQEGVGELVRIGAERGRSVRTDLKLGICGEHGGDPASIGFCQEVGLDYVSCSPYRVPIARLAAAQAALGARTAGEG; via the coding sequence ATGGCGACCGACGGCACGACGAAGTGGGTCTACTCGTTCGGCGACGGCAAGGCCGAGGGTAAGTCCTCGATGCGCAACCTCCTCGGCGGCAAGGGTGCGAACCTCGCCGAGATGTCGAACCTCGGGCTTCCCGTGCCGCCCGGCTTCACCATCACCACCGAGGTCTGCACTTACTACTACGATCACGGCAAGGAATACCCGCCTGAGTTGAAAGATCAGGTCCGGGCGGCGCTGGCTCAGGTCGGCGCGCTGACCGGCCGGACCTTCGGGGACGCGGAGAGCCCGCTCCTCGTCTCGGTCCGCTCGGGCGCGCGCGCCTCGATGCCCGGCATGATGGACACGGTGCTGAATCTCGGCCTCAACGACGAGACGGTGAGCGCGCTCGCCCGCGGCGCCGGCGATCAGCGCTTCGCCTACGATTCCTACCGGCGCTTCATCACCATGTACTCGAACGTGGTGCTCGGGGTGGAGCACCACGCCTTCGAGGAGGCGCTCGAGCACTACAAGGAGGGCAAGGGCCTCAACCTCGACACCGATCTCGGCGCCGAGGACTGGAAGCACCTCGTCGGCACCTACAAGGAGATCGTGCGCCGCGAGCACGGCTCCGACTTCCCGCAGCAGCCCGAGGACCAGCTCTGGGGCGCGATCGGCGCCGTGTTCAATTCCTGGATGATCCCGCGCGCGAAGAAGTACCGCGAGCTCAACAGCATCCCGGAGAGCTGGGGCACCGCCGTCAACGTGCAGGCGATGGTGTTCGGCAACATGGGCGACACGTCCGCCACCGGCGTCGCCTTCACCCGCAACCCGTCGACCGGCGAACGCGCCCTTTACGGCGAGTTTCTGATCAACGCGCAGGGCGAGGACGTCGTGGCGGGCATCCGCACGCCGCAGGACATCACCGAGAAGGCGAGGCTGGAGGCGAAGTCCGACAAGCCTTCGATGGAGCGGGCGATGCCCGAGAGCTTCGCCGAGCTGACGCGGATCTACGGCATCCTCGAGAACCATTACCGCGACATGCAGGACATGGAGTTCACGATCGAGAGCGGGAAGCTCTGGATGCTCCAGACCCGCAACGGCAAGCGCACGGCCAAGGCCGCCCTCAAGATCGCTGTCGACCTCGCGAGCGAGGGCCTTATCAGCCACCAGGAGGCGATCGGGCGCGTCGAGCCCGGCGCCCTCGACCAGCTCCTCCATCCGACGATCGACCCGAAGGCCGAGCGCAAGGTGATCGCCGCCGGGCTTCCCGCCTCGCCGGGCGCGGCGACGGGCGAGATCGTCTTCAACTCCGAGGATGCCGAGGCCGCCAAGAAGGCCGAGCGCAAGTGCATCCTCGTGCGCATCGAGACGTCGCCTGAGGACATCCACGGCATGCACGCCGCCGAGGGCATCCTGACCACCCGCGGCGGCATGACGAGCCACGCGGCCGTGGTGGCCCGGGGCATGGGCAAGCCCTGCGTCTCCGGCGTGGGCACGATCCGCATCGACTACAAGGCCGGCACCCTCTCAGTCGGCGGCGTCACGCTGAAGGCCGGCGACCGCATCACCATCGACGGCTCGACCGGGCAGGTGCTCCAGGGCGAGGTGAAGATGCTGGAGCCGGAACTCTCCGGCGACTTCGCCACCCTGATGGAATGGGCCGACGCGGTGCGCACCATGAAGGTCCGCGCCAACGCCGACACGCCGACCGACGCCCGCACCGCCCGGAACTTCGGCGCCGAGGGCATCGGCCTCTGCCGCACCGAGCACATGTTCTTCGAGGGCGACCGCATCGTCGCCGTTCGGGAGATGATCCTCTCGGACGACGTGGACGGGCGCCGGCAGGCGCTCGCCAAGATCCTGCCGTATCAGCGCCAGGACTTCCTGGAGCTGTTCACGATCATGTCGGGCCTGCCCGTCACGATCCGCCTGCTCGACCCGCCGCTGCACGAGTTCCTGCCGCATACCGACGCCGAGGTGGCCGAGGTCGCCGCCGGCATCGGGGTCTCGGAGGACAAGCTCCGGTACCGGATGCGCGAACTCTCCGAGTTCAACCCGATGCTGGGCTTCCGCGGCTGCCGCCTCGCCATCGCCTTCCCGGAGATCGCGGAGATGCAGGCCCGCGCCATCTTCGAGGCCGCGGTGCAGGCTGCCAAGGACACGGGCGCGCCCGTCACCCCCGAGGTGATGGTGCCGCTCGTCTTCACCAAGGCCGAGTTCGACATCGTCAAGGCGCGGATCGACGCCATGGCGAAGGCGGTCTCCGACGAGACCGGCACCGCCGTCCACTACCAGGTGGGCACGATGATCGAGCTGCCGCGGGCGGCGCTCCGCGCCAACGAGATCGCCGAGACCGCGGAGTTCTTCTCGTTCGGCACGAACGACCTCACCCAGACGGCGCTCGGCATCTCCCGCGACGATGCCGGTACCTTCCTCGGGGCCTACACGCAGAAGGGCATCCTCGCCTTCGACCCGTTCGTCACGATCGACCAGGAGGGCGTAGGCGAGCTCGTGCGCATCGGCGCCGAGCGCGGCCGCTCGGTGCGGACCGACCTCAAGCTCGGCATCTGCGGCGAGCACGGCGGCGACCCGGCCTCGATCGGCTTCTGCCAGGAGGTGGGGCTCGACTACGTGTCCTGCTCGCCCTACCGGGTGCCGATCGCGCGCCTCGCCGCCGCGCAGGCCGCCCTTGGCGCCCGCACCGCCGGTGAGGGCTGA
- a CDS encoding DUF3096 domain-containing protein, translating to MTITIAKLQPILAIAAGVLILLRPQLLHYIVAAYLILVGVIGLGLFRALS from the coding sequence ATGACGATCACGATCGCGAAGCTGCAGCCCATCCTCGCCATCGCGGCGGGCGTGCTGATCCTGCTGCGCCCGCAGCTCCTCCACTACATCGTCGCCGCCTACCTCATCCTCGTGGGTGTGATTGGCCTCGGCCTCTTCCGCGCTCTATCTTGA
- a CDS encoding L,D-transpeptidase produces the protein MNRRILIAAMLIAPLAACNSRGPVNVAADDDSAWYIGSMPDKPYDVPLVDKSRLDPKYRRQIVRYGGPEKPGTIVVDIDKRQLALVQEDGTAVQYGVGVGKLGFSWKGEARVGRKGVWPDWSPTTTMVSLNPDLPRTRKGGLDNPLGARALYLYQGNRDILFRIHGTNEPWSIGEQLSSGCVRMLNEDIVDLYERVPVGTTVLIKRNGKYRV, from the coding sequence ATGAACCGCCGCATCCTGATCGCCGCGATGCTGATCGCGCCGCTCGCAGCCTGCAACAGCCGCGGCCCGGTCAACGTGGCGGCCGACGACGATTCGGCCTGGTACATCGGGTCCATGCCCGACAAGCCCTACGACGTCCCGCTCGTCGACAAGTCGCGCCTGGACCCGAAGTACCGGCGCCAGATCGTGCGCTACGGCGGCCCTGAGAAGCCCGGCACGATCGTGGTCGACATCGACAAGCGCCAGCTCGCTCTGGTCCAGGAGGACGGCACGGCCGTGCAGTACGGCGTCGGCGTGGGCAAACTCGGCTTCTCCTGGAAGGGCGAGGCCCGCGTCGGCCGCAAGGGCGTCTGGCCGGACTGGAGCCCGACCACCACGATGGTCTCGCTCAATCCCGACCTGCCGCGCACCCGCAAGGGCGGCCTCGACAACCCGCTCGGCGCGCGCGCCCTCTACCTCTACCAGGGCAACCGCGACATCCTGTTCCGCATCCACGGGACCAACGAGCCCTGGAGCATCGGCGAGCAATTGTCCTCGGGCTGCGTCCGCATGCTCAACGAGGACATCGTCGATCTCTACGAGCGCGTGCCGGTCGGGACGACGGTGCTGATCAAGCGCAACGGCAAGTATCGCGTCTGA
- a CDS encoding VOC family protein, whose amino-acid sequence MADTQILPSEAATGPDPELRPAIHLDHCVIHVSDWDRSTAFYRDVLGAEVIPVGRGVVFRFGGVQLNVHGPGQIGEPRADKPVMPGNSDLCFRWSGSVESAMAHLAAQGVPVELGPVTRHGAAGEGTSVYFRDPDGSLMEFITYTSA is encoded by the coding sequence ATGGCCGACACGCAGATCCTGCCGAGCGAGGCCGCGACTGGTCCGGACCCGGAGCTTCGCCCCGCGATCCACCTCGACCATTGCGTGATCCACGTCTCCGATTGGGACCGCTCGACCGCCTTCTACCGGGACGTGCTGGGTGCCGAGGTCATCCCGGTCGGGCGCGGCGTCGTCTTCCGCTTCGGCGGCGTGCAGCTCAACGTGCACGGCCCCGGCCAGATCGGCGAGCCGCGGGCCGACAAGCCCGTCATGCCCGGCAACAGCGATCTCTGCTTCCGCTGGTCGGGCAGCGTCGAATCGGCGATGGCCCATCTCGCCGCCCAGGGCGTGCCGGTCGAACTCGGACCCGTCACCCGGCACGGCGCCGCCGGCGAGGGCACCAGCGTCTATTTCCGGGATCCCGACGGCTCGCTGATGGAGTTCATCACCTACACGAGCGCGTGA
- a CDS encoding Crp/Fnr family transcriptional regulator encodes MTLDAEVLSLRQVPLFREVEPARLKLLAFTSERVHFEPGQRFFSQGDVADAAYLILEGSAAVSIEGAQGPFRLALLTENALVGEMGILADQPRSATVTAETATTALRVDRGVFLELLSQFPQISIAVMRELALRLEQTNQALAQSRG; translated from the coding sequence ATGACCCTCGACGCCGAGGTCCTGTCCCTACGGCAAGTGCCGCTGTTTCGCGAGGTGGAGCCGGCCCGCCTGAAGCTCCTCGCCTTCACGAGCGAGCGCGTCCATTTCGAGCCCGGCCAGCGCTTCTTCTCGCAAGGGGATGTCGCCGACGCGGCCTACCTGATCCTGGAGGGCAGCGCCGCCGTCTCGATCGAGGGCGCGCAGGGACCCTTCCGGCTGGCGCTGCTGACGGAGAACGCCCTCGTCGGCGAGATGGGCATCCTCGCCGATCAGCCGCGTTCGGCCACCGTCACGGCCGAGACCGCGACGACGGCCCTGCGCGTCGACCGCGGCGTCTTCCTCGAATTGCTGAGCCAGTTTCCGCAGATCAGCATCGCGGTCATGCGGGAACTGGCTCTGCGCCTGGAGCAGACCAACCAGGCGCTCGCCCAGAGCCGGGGCTGA
- a CDS encoding electron transporter gives MDGPFDTIGKRPYPCGLRAACPEAAAPGSGAVPPPRSAASRALACLLALAGFLPLPVAARLGRAEMSAVAVAPSAGARAPLDLAFVEAEREHPTSLGAEIGGHPALLLPVDYTCGNVCDPMVSLSAAALQATGLRPGVDVRLILVGLDPRDGPAAARALLARDGAGDALGEGFRALVGDRAAIDRLTGALGYSLTTDREAEAIVHPAAALLLAPDGRLARVLSPLALNGRDLRLAIVEAGEGRIGDLTDRFTLLCYGFDAATGIYTPLVRRILTAAALLTLLAVAAGLLLLGRSSRRAAR, from the coding sequence TTGGACGGTCCGTTCGATACGATCGGCAAACGCCCGTATCCATGCGGGTTGCGCGCGGCTTGTCCAGAGGCCGCCGCACCGGGCAGCGGCGCCGTCCCGCCTCCGCGATCGGCCGCGTCCCGTGCGCTGGCGTGCCTGCTCGCGCTTGCCGGCTTCCTGCCGCTCCCGGTCGCGGCCCGCCTCGGCCGGGCCGAGATGTCGGCCGTTGCCGTGGCGCCGTCGGCGGGAGCGCGCGCGCCCCTCGACCTCGCCTTCGTCGAGGCGGAACGCGAGCACCCGACGAGCCTCGGGGCGGAGATCGGCGGGCACCCCGCCCTGCTCCTGCCCGTCGACTACACCTGCGGGAACGTCTGCGACCCGATGGTCTCGCTCTCCGCCGCCGCGCTGCAGGCCACGGGATTGCGCCCGGGCGTCGACGTTCGGCTCATCCTCGTCGGTCTCGATCCGCGGGACGGCCCGGCCGCGGCCCGCGCCCTCCTCGCCCGTGACGGCGCGGGCGATGCCCTCGGCGAAGGGTTCCGGGCTCTCGTCGGCGACCGGGCCGCGATCGACCGGCTGACGGGCGCGCTCGGCTACAGCCTCACCACGGATCGCGAGGCCGAGGCGATCGTCCATCCCGCCGCGGCGCTTCTCCTCGCGCCGGACGGTCGCCTCGCCCGAGTCCTGTCGCCGCTGGCGCTGAACGGCCGCGACCTGCGGCTCGCCATCGTGGAGGCGGGCGAGGGCCGGATTGGCGATCTCACCGACCGCTTCACGCTGCTCTGCTACGGCTTCGACGCGGCGACCGGGATCTACACGCCCCTCGTCCGCCGAATCCTGACGGCTGCCGCCCTGCTGACCCTCCTCGCGGTCGCGGCCGGGCTCCTGCTGCTCGGGCGATCGTCGCGGCGGGCCGCCCGCTAG
- a CDS encoding general stress protein — protein sequence MATGNSTSKRGFASMDLERQREIASKGGRSVPAEKRSFSQDRELASSAGRKGGQSTGTGRGGAE from the coding sequence ATGGCAACTGGAAATTCGACCTCGAAGCGAGGTTTCGCGTCGATGGATCTCGAGCGGCAGCGCGAGATCGCGAGCAAGGGCGGGCGCAGCGTCCCGGCCGAGAAGCGCTCGTTCTCGCAGGACCGCGAACTCGCATCGTCCGCCGGCCGCAAGGGCGGTCAGTCGACCGGGACGGGCCGCGGCGGCGCCGAATAA
- a CDS encoding response regulator has protein sequence MSTSQLVVQHLPYLRRYARALTGSQVAGDAYVAATLETLVNEPETLGRSANVKADLFRVFTRIWNSLSVNGQSEQVQHDLPAEVRLGQITPLPRQAFLLSCLEGFSEEDAAIILDVDVSEVRDLVDEAGRELAADMATEILIIEDEPLIAMDLEALVEGLGHNVIGVARTRTEAIKLAGDKRPGLILADIQLADGSSGLDAVNDLLKTFEVPVIFITAYPERFLTGERPEPAFLIAKPFQPANVSAVISQALFFQQSARRREARTA, from the coding sequence ATGTCGACATCTCAACTCGTCGTGCAGCACCTGCCCTATCTGCGCCGCTATGCGCGCGCGCTGACGGGCAGCCAAGTCGCCGGCGACGCCTACGTGGCGGCCACGCTCGAGACGCTGGTGAACGAGCCCGAGACGCTCGGCCGGAGCGCCAACGTCAAGGCCGACCTGTTCCGCGTGTTCACCCGGATCTGGAACTCGCTCTCTGTGAACGGCCAGAGCGAGCAGGTGCAGCACGACCTGCCCGCCGAAGTCCGTCTCGGACAGATCACACCTCTGCCCCGCCAAGCCTTCCTGCTCTCCTGCCTCGAAGGCTTCTCCGAGGAGGATGCCGCCATCATCCTCGACGTCGACGTCTCGGAGGTGCGCGACCTCGTGGACGAGGCGGGCCGCGAACTCGCCGCTGACATGGCCACCGAGATCCTGATCATCGAGGACGAGCCCCTGATCGCCATGGATCTCGAGGCCCTGGTCGAGGGTCTCGGCCACAACGTGATCGGCGTCGCCCGCACCCGCACGGAGGCGATCAAGCTCGCCGGCGACAAGCGGCCGGGGCTGATCCTCGCCGACATCCAGCTCGCGGACGGCTCCTCGGGCCTCGACGCGGTCAACGACCTCCTCAAGACCTTCGAGGTGCCGGTGATCTTCATCACCGCCTACCCGGAACGCTTCCTCACCGGCGAGCGGCCGGAGCCGGCCTTCCTCATCGCCAAGCCCTTCCAGCCGGCCAACGTGTCGGCGGTGATCAGCCAGGCGCTGTTCTTCCAGCAGAGCGCCCGCCGCCGGGAAGCCCGCACCGCCTGA
- a CDS encoding NepR family anti-sigma factor: MDDARRVGAPSSGARCAADPRQDRAGLNEQTQRRIGNHLRSMYDAVLQQPVPDRFRDLIARLDASEPDQA, encoded by the coding sequence ATGGACGATGCGCGCCGCGTGGGCGCGCCGTCCTCCGGAGCCCGATGCGCGGCCGATCCGCGCCAGGACCGCGCGGGTCTGAACGAGCAGACGCAGCGGCGGATCGGAAATCACCTGCGCAGCATGTACGACGCGGTTCTCCAGCAGCCGGTCCCTGACCGTTTCCGCGACCTGATCGCGCGGCTCGACGCCTCCGAGCCGGATCAGGCCTGA
- a CDS encoding DUF1328 domain-containing protein yields the protein MLGWAVTFLVVALVAALLGFGGIAGTAMEAAKLVFFVAIVLFAISAVIGLMRGRSPTL from the coding sequence ATGCTCGGATGGGCCGTTACGTTTCTTGTCGTGGCCCTCGTGGCCGCGCTCCTCGGCTTCGGCGGCATCGCCGGCACCGCGATGGAAGCCGCCAAGCTCGTCTTCTTCGTGGCGATCGTCCTGTTCGCGATCTCGGCCGTGATCGGCCTGATGCGGGGCCGTTCACCCACACTCTGA
- a CDS encoding DUF2865 domain-containing protein translates to MSISARLGRFAAAGGTPRQMIGTALAGLILGIGAVIISASLVRASERNGLLGFFEDLFRPAPTRLAADMPQPRRYANLPDGRGVPSRRLAPPAHHRLADLRIRAAHPRRASLRRDRAAALTLAGTRTVCVRACDGFLFPLGHLGARRDLPVHEAACAAACPGAATSLYTLAPRESDLDRAVSLKGQPYLGAAFANVYRRRRVADCACQPPGGAAPLPIAQDPTLRRGDVVALRTTAAVVSQSRSGVLELVDFRKARTLSAARTRTIEDKVGILRREAEIRAFRRAMRAADRAGIVRVAAAGEGFQGVPRAAEARGGLSPVRVVEASPYAR, encoded by the coding sequence ATGTCTATCAGCGCGCGGCTGGGCCGGTTCGCCGCGGCCGGGGGTACGCCCCGGCAGATGATCGGCACGGCGCTGGCCGGACTGATCCTCGGCATCGGCGCCGTGATCATCAGCGCGAGCCTGGTGCGGGCCTCCGAGCGCAACGGCCTCCTCGGCTTCTTCGAGGACCTGTTCCGCCCGGCGCCGACACGGCTGGCCGCGGATATGCCGCAGCCCCGGCGCTACGCGAACCTGCCCGATGGGCGCGGGGTCCCGAGCCGCCGCCTCGCGCCGCCGGCCCACCACCGCCTCGCGGACCTCCGGATCCGAGCGGCACACCCCCGGCGCGCATCGCTCCGCCGCGACCGGGCGGCGGCTCTTACGCTCGCCGGCACGCGCACGGTCTGTGTGCGCGCCTGCGACGGCTTCCTCTTCCCGCTCGGCCATCTCGGCGCGCGCCGCGACCTGCCCGTTCACGAGGCCGCCTGCGCCGCCGCCTGCCCCGGCGCCGCCACCAGCCTCTACACGCTCGCTCCGCGCGAGAGCGACCTCGACCGGGCCGTGAGCCTCAAGGGGCAGCCCTATCTCGGGGCGGCCTTTGCGAACGTCTACCGCCGGCGGCGCGTGGCGGATTGCGCCTGCCAGCCCCCGGGGGGCGCGGCGCCCCTGCCGATCGCGCAGGACCCGACCCTGCGTCGCGGCGACGTCGTCGCCCTGCGCACCACCGCGGCGGTGGTGAGCCAGAGCCGCTCCGGCGTCCTCGAACTCGTCGATTTCCGCAAGGCCCGGACGCTGTCCGCCGCCCGCACCCGCACGATCGAGGACAAGGTCGGCATCCTGCGCCGGGAGGCGGAGATCCGCGCCTTCCGCAGGGCGATGCGGGCCGCGGACCGCGCCGGCATCGTCCGCGTCGCCGCGGCCGGCGAAGGCTTTCAGGGCGTCCCCCGGGCAGCGGAGGCGCGGGGCGGCCTCAGCCCGGTCCGCGTGGTCGAGGCCTCGCCCTACGCCCGCTGA
- a CDS encoding MBL fold metallo-hydrolase, with product MNETNGGPEAEPAFDGAPPAPGTIEALSPLVRRRVAPNGGPFTASGTCTYVVGRGRVAVIDPGPEDAGHVEALLAGLPGESVEAIVVTHTHRDHSPGARLLAARTGAPIVGCGPHRAARSLAEGELPMLDASADKLHRPDRELTEGETVSGPGWTLVAVETPGHTMNHLAFALPEEAALFSGDHVMAWSTSVVAPPDGSMRAYMDSLDKLRERPETIYWPGHGGPVRDPRRFVRGLAAHRRQRETAIRAQVAAGEADIRSIVEAIYQGLNPALMGAAALSVFAHLEDLVERGLVLTDGPARLQGRYRAGLVPAGPRGA from the coding sequence ATGAACGAGACGAATGGCGGGCCCGAGGCCGAGCCGGCCTTCGACGGGGCACCGCCCGCTCCCGGCACGATCGAGGCGCTGAGCCCGCTCGTGCGCCGACGCGTCGCCCCGAACGGCGGCCCCTTCACGGCGAGCGGTACCTGCACCTACGTGGTCGGCCGCGGCCGCGTCGCGGTGATCGATCCGGGCCCCGAGGATGCGGGCCATGTCGAGGCGCTGCTCGCCGGCCTGCCCGGCGAGAGCGTCGAGGCGATCGTGGTGACGCACACCCACCGCGACCACTCGCCGGGCGCGCGCCTGCTCGCCGCGCGGACGGGTGCGCCGATCGTCGGATGCGGTCCGCACCGGGCGGCCCGCTCGCTCGCCGAGGGCGAGCTGCCGATGCTCGACGCCAGCGCCGACAAGCTCCACCGTCCGGACCGGGAACTCACCGAGGGCGAGACGGTCTCCGGCCCCGGCTGGACGCTGGTGGCCGTCGAGACGCCCGGCCACACCATGAACCACCTCGCCTTCGCCCTGCCGGAGGAGGCCGCCCTGTTCTCGGGCGACCACGTGATGGCGTGGTCGACGAGCGTCGTCGCGCCGCCGGACGGCTCGATGCGGGCCTACATGGACTCCCTCGACAAGCTGCGCGAGCGCCCGGAAACGATCTACTGGCCGGGGCACGGCGGGCCGGTGCGCGATCCCCGCCGCTTCGTGCGCGGGCTCGCCGCCCACCGCCGCCAGCGCGAGACCGCGATCCGGGCGCAGGTGGCGGCGGGCGAGGCCGACATCCGCAGCATCGTCGAGGCGATCTACCAGGGCCTCAACCCGGCGCTGATGGGCGCGGCCGCCCTCTCGGTCTTCGCCCATCTGGAGGATCTGGTCGAGCGCGGCCTCGTCCTCACGGACGGGCCGGCCCGGCTCCAGGGGCGCTATCGGGCCGGCCTGGTCCCGGCCGGTCCGCGCGGCGCCTGA